One region of Malania oleifera isolate guangnan ecotype guangnan chromosome 6, ASM2987363v1, whole genome shotgun sequence genomic DNA includes:
- the LOC131157202 gene encoding uncharacterized protein At2g34160-like yields the protein MEDITEGVNNLNIMDSQKKNRIQVSNTKKPLFFYVNLAKRYMQQHTEVELSALGMAIATVVTIAEILKNNGLAIEKKIITSTVDMRDEARGRPVQKAKIEILLGKTANFDELMASAAEGRENGDVEEQS from the exons ATGGAAGACATTACTGAGGGAGTGAATAACTTGAACATTATGGATTCTCAGAAGAAGAACCGTATTCAGGTCTCTAATACCAAGAAACCCCTCTTCTTCTATGTTAATCTTGCCAAG AGGTACATGCAGCAGCACACTGAGGTGGAGCTGTCAGCTCTCGGAATGG CTATTGCCACAGTTGTCACCATTGCAGAAATTCTGAAAAACAATGGGCTGGCTATTGAGAAGA AAATCATTACATCTACTGTTGACATGAGGGATGAAGCTAGAGGAAGACCTGTCCAAAAAGCCAAG ATTGAGATCTTACTTGGGAAGACGGCAAATTTTGACGAGTTGATGGCCTCTGCGGCAGAGGGGAGAGAGAATGGAGATGTTGAGGAGCAGAGCTGA